The Burkholderia sp. PAMC 26561 genome includes the window GGAAGCGGGCGGGGCGCATTGCATCGTGCTTTGCACGAACACCATGCATCTCGTCGCGCAGCAGGTTGCCGCTGCGGTGTCCGTGCCGTTTTTGCATATCGTGGACCCGACGGGTATTGAAGCGCAAAGGCGCGGCATTCGCAAAGTCGGGTTTATCGGCACGGCGTTTTCAATGCGCGAAAGTTTTTTCCGTGACCGGCTTGAAGAACGGCACGGCATTGCGACAATCGTCCCCGATACCGCAGAGCAGGCGACCGTTCACGACATCATTTATCGCGAGTTGTGTCTTGGGATCGTGACGGAAGAATCCCGCAAGCTTTATCGCGATGTCATTCACGGGCTGGCAGCACGCGGCGCCGAAGCAATCGTACTGGGATGTACGGAAATCATGCTGCTGGTAAAAGCCGAGGACAGCCCTGTCCCTCTGCTCGATACCACCACGCTCCACGCCCGCGCTGCCGTCAACTTCTCGCTCGCGTAATGCCTTAGTGCTCGCGCCTGTGCGTAAATACGCGCGGACGGACGGCCTCGATCACGGCCTCGGGCAGAACCTGATGTAAGGTACGCACGGTGAAGTCGAGGTCTTCCATGGCGACGTCGAATACAAGGCGGAGGTCGTCGTGATCGCGCGAAGCCTGGCTCACGTACACGCCGAGCGGCGAATGAAAGAGGCGGCGAATGCGCTCACGCGCCGCCTCATCCTGCTTGCTGCGCAGTACCGCCGACAAATGAACGCGCGAAACACAGGGCGCGGCAGTGCTTTCGCGTTCCGCCGAATTATTGTTGTTCGCCGGGCCAACGATTCTTTCGAGTACAAGGTTCATGACGCTGCAAGCTCCTCTGTTCGGGATGACTTGCAGCGTATCTTTTTGCGCGTAAACAACGCGTCAAGATTTCCGGCGTCGCCGTATAAATTGCTTAGTCGATGCCGTTGAAGACCGCATCGTCAGGACCGATATACGCGGGTGCTCGCCAAGCAGCATCGCGCATCGAGTGCTGGACCTGTCCTTCCACGCCGAGCAACACCGCGAAAATCGCCATGCGCACGGGGATGCCGTTATCCGTTTGACGGAAGATCGCAAGCCTCGGATCGTGGTTGAGGTCGACGCTGAGATCGTTGGCGCCGGGACGGCCGTCACGCGGCAGCGGGTGCATGATCAACGTGTCAGGCCCGCACACGCTTTCGACCAGGGCCTGATTGATCTGGAAATCAGGCGTGTAACCTTCGATGGATTCATCGGCGAAGCGCTCTTTCTGAATGCGCGTTGCATACACCACGTCCGCGCCTTTGAGACCTGCGTGCAGGTCGCTCGTCTGCTCGACCACATGATCGCCGCGCGTGATCTGATCGAGGATGGACGTGGGCATTTCGAGCGATGCCGGCGAGATCAACGTAAATTTCAGTCCGCGATACAGCGCCAGCAGCTTCGCGAGCGAATGCACGGTGCGGCCGTATTTGAGGTCGCCGACCATTGCGATATGCGAGCCGTCGACAATCTTCCCCACGCGTGAAAACTCGCGCTGGACCGTGTAGAGATCGAGCAGCGCCTGGCTCGGATGCTCGCCGGGGCCATCGCCTGCGTTGATCACGGGAACGTTGGTCGCGCGTGCGAATTCAGCCACCGATCCTTTCTCGGGATGGCGCACGACGAGCGCGTCCGCATAGCCGCTGATCACGCGGCTGGTGTCATAGATGGACTCGCCTTTTGCCATCGATGAAAAGGTGAAGCCCGTCGTGTCGCATACCGAACCGCCCAGCCGGCAGAACGCCGCGCCGAAACTCACACGTGTGCGGGTGCTGGCTTCGAAAAACAGGTTCGCGAGCACTGCGCCTTCCAGGACGCGCGTGATTTTTTGACGCCGCGCGATGGGTTGCATGGTGTCCGCGACCCGGAACAGCGCTTCGACGGAATCGCGCGAAAACTGATCGACGGAAAGCAGGTGCGGTCGTCCCTCGTGCAGAATGGAAGGTGACTGTACGCGTTGCGTATACTCATCGTCAGTGGGCGTTCGCTCCAGGATCTCCATGACGTAGCGGCTGGCGATCTCCGGCATGGCGCGCGATTCAGCGGATTCGTCCGGAAGCAGCCATGTATCCAGTGCCCGTCGCGCCACGCCAATCCGGTTTGCAAATGCATCGCGCGTCATGTTGAGCCGCCGCATGGCGTCCCGAAGCAGAGTTTGTTGTTGCAGATGCATGTCGGACGCTCCCGGGGGTTATATACGCGCTGCGTATATTAAATCACTCGCCGAAAAGGTGCAACACGACCTCGCGTCTATGTGAAACGCGGCGGTGTTCGAACAGGTAGATGCCCTGCCAGGTGCCGAGAACCATGCGGCCCGCGCTCACCGGTATGGAAAGCTGGACTTGGGTGAGCGCCGTTCTAAGATGCGCGGGCATGTCGTCGGGGCCTTCCGCGTCGTGTACATAACGGCCCGGCTCTTCCGGCGCAATGTCCGCGAAGAATTGTTCGAGGTCGGTGCGCACGTCGGGATCGGCGTTTTCCTGTATCAGCAGTGACGCCGATGTATGTCGGAGGAACACTGTCAGCAGCCCGGTCTGGATGCCTTGCTGGTCAATCCAGCTGCGAATGTCGCGGGTGATTTCGTGCAGACCGCGCGTGCGCGTGGTCACGCCCAGATGGTGGAGCGCCTGTTTCATGCGGATGTCTCCAGAGGAAAG containing:
- a CDS encoding aspartate/glutamate racemase family protein: MRTIGMIGGMSWESTAEYYRLINQDVRTRLGGLNSAQVLLHSVNFAPIEGLQRDGQWKIAGIRLSEAARHLEAGGAHCIVLCTNTMHLVAQQVAAAVSVPFLHIVDPTGIEAQRRGIRKVGFIGTAFSMRESFFRDRLEERHGIATIVPDTAEQATVHDIIYRELCLGIVTEESRKLYRDVIHGLAARGAEAIVLGCTEIMLLVKAEDSPVPLLDTTTLHARAAVNFSLA
- a CDS encoding secondary thiamine-phosphate synthase enzyme YjbQ — encoded protein: MKQALHHLGVTTRTRGLHEITRDIRSWIDQQGIQTGLLTVFLRHTSASLLIQENADPDVRTDLEQFFADIAPEEPGRYVHDAEGPDDMPAHLRTALTQVQLSIPVSAGRMVLGTWQGIYLFEHRRVSHRREVVLHLFGE
- a CDS encoding aspartate carbamoyltransferase, whose amino-acid sequence is MHLQQQTLLRDAMRRLNMTRDAFANRIGVARRALDTWLLPDESAESRAMPEIASRYVMEILERTPTDDEYTQRVQSPSILHEGRPHLLSVDQFSRDSVEALFRVADTMQPIARRQKITRVLEGAVLANLFFEASTRTRVSFGAAFCRLGGSVCDTTGFTFSSMAKGESIYDTSRVISGYADALVVRHPEKGSVAEFARATNVPVINAGDGPGEHPSQALLDLYTVQREFSRVGKIVDGSHIAMVGDLKYGRTVHSLAKLLALYRGLKFTLISPASLEMPTSILDQITRGDHVVEQTSDLHAGLKGADVVYATRIQKERFADESIEGYTPDFQINQALVESVCGPDTLIMHPLPRDGRPGANDLSVDLNHDPRLAIFRQTDNGIPVRMAIFAVLLGVEGQVQHSMRDAAWRAPAYIGPDDAVFNGID